The segment TCATTGTGCTCTCGCAAGCGTCGATGCTCCTCATGGGCGAGTGCTTTCTCACGAGCCTCACCCGCTGGTGTTGGGCGCACGGCCCGATGCACGCTGCATCCAACGACTGGTTCACGGTTCGCTTGGCGCGTGCCGTCTTTGGCATGGCCCCGTCTCGCCGCATCATCTCCTGGCTCTCCGAAGCGCTCGTCCTCGCCACGGCCGCCGGCGTCATCGTCTCGGTGGTTCGAGCGCGGAGGCGTACGCGCCCGCCTGTCTCCTTGACGGCGTAGGCTCGCCGGCAGCGGGCCCCATCGAGGACGTCTGCTAAGAACCAACGAGCCTGCCGTCCTCCATCGAGAGGACGCGATCACAGCGCCGCGCGATCGACTCGTCGTGGGTGCTGATGAGAAACGCCGTTCCCTCGTCCTTGGAAAGCTCGCGGAGGAGAGCCAAGACCTCGTCGGAGCTCTTGCGGTCCAAGTTCCCCGTGGGCTCGTCGGCCAAGATGAGGGCCGGCTTCATGATCAGCGCTCGGGCCACGGCCACGCGCTGCTTCTGACCACCGGACAGCTTGGAGGCCCGCAACGACATGCGGTGCGTGAGGCCAACCCGATCGAGCAGCTCCCGTGCGCGTGCGCCGAACTCCGCCTTGTGCCACGTGTGCGCGCCGTAGACCGGCATGAGCACGTTTTCGAGAGCCGTGAAGTCTACGAGGAGATGGTGGAACTGAAAGACGAACCCGAGGTGCCGATTCCGAACCTCCGACAGCGCCGCTTCACCAAGCCCAAGCGCACTAACGCCGGCGATGCGAAGGGAACCGCCGCTCGGCGTCAGCAGCGTTCCCGCGATGGAGAGGAACGTGCTCTTGCCGCTGCCGCTCGGTCCCACGAGGGCCACGAACTCGCCGCGCTCGACCTTCGCGGAGACGCCTCGAAGGACAAGCGTGGCGCCCTCCCCTTCACCAAAGGTCTTCACGATGTCGGTCGCTTCGAGGACGCTGCTGCCCTCCTCCGTCGTGCTCCGGTGCGTCATGATTGAATCGCCTCGAGGGGA is part of the Myxococcales bacterium genome and harbors:
- a CDS encoding ABC transporter ATP-binding protein; the protein is MTHRSTTEEGSSVLEATDIVKTFGEGEGATLVLRGVSAKVERGEFVALVGPSGSGKSTFLSIAGTLLTPSGGSLRIAGVSALGLGEAALSEVRNRHLGFVFQFHHLLVDFTALENVLMPVYGAHTWHKAEFGARARELLDRVGLTHRMSLRASKLSGGQKQRVAVARALIMKPALILADEPTGNLDRKSSDEVLALLRELSKDEGTAFLISTHDESIARRCDRVLSMEDGRLVGS